One Brassica oleracea var. oleracea cultivar TO1000 chromosome C7, BOL, whole genome shotgun sequence genomic window carries:
- the LOC106304040 gene encoding uncharacterized protein LOC106304040 isoform X1, with translation MAWRNAGSTARSFVSAAARAPSLRSPTAALPRLRPSPSSLPGRRSSFSLPSRNIGALGCTQSFLPLYSVVAASQLTSHLNVNLRAFCELSNGTFPRTCQDR, from the exons ATGGCTTGGCGCAATGCAGGATCTACCGCTCGTTCTTTTGTATCCGCCGCCGCAAGAGCACCGTCTCTCCGTTCTCCTACGGCGGCGCTTCCTCGCCTCCGTCCTTCCCCATCCTCCTTACCTGGCCGTCGCTCCTCCTTTTCATTGCCCTCTAG GAACATAGGAGCACTTGGTTGCACACAATCTTTCTTGCCGCTGTACAGTGTTGTGGCTGCTTCTCAACTCACCTCCCACCTTAATGTTAACTTGCGGGCTTTCTGCGAGCTGTCTAATGGTACCTTCCCACGCACTTGTCAAGATCGCTAA
- the LOC106304040 gene encoding uncharacterized protein LOC106304040 isoform X2: protein MAWRNAGSTARSFVSAAARAPSLRSPTAALPRLRPSPSSLPGRRSSFSLPSRNIGALGCTQSFLPLYSVVAASQLTSHLNVNLRAFCELSNGT from the exons ATGGCTTGGCGCAATGCAGGATCTACCGCTCGTTCTTTTGTATCCGCCGCCGCAAGAGCACCGTCTCTCCGTTCTCCTACGGCGGCGCTTCCTCGCCTCCGTCCTTCCCCATCCTCCTTACCTGGCCGTCGCTCCTCCTTTTCATTGCCCTCTAG GAACATAGGAGCACTTGGTTGCACACAATCTTTCTTGCCGCTGTACAGTGTTGTGGCTGCTTCTCAACTCACCTCCCACCTTAATGTTAACTTGCGGGCTTTCTGCGAGCTGTCTAATG GTACTTGA